TGTGAATAAGCATAGGCCATTGTGACTCACTGGCATCAGAGGGGACAGGGTATAAGGGACAGGATGCCTAGCAGACATCAGAAGCGATTCAATCATGCAGGGCAGCACGTGGTGACCTGTGACTCAGAGACACTGTCATGTCCAGTGGAGGGAGGCCCAGGACACCAGACGTTCATGAACAGTGAGCAGATTATCTCCTGCTTTGCAGGGCTGAGATTCCTCCTAATTTTGAGTCCCTGGGCACTAAGGGATTGAGGCCCTGAAGAAACCCAAAAAGCAAGAGTTGCAATCTGGGCGACGTCTGGTGAGCTCTGAGCCTGCAGATCCTGTGGACAAGCTCCAGGTCATCCCCTCCCTTTTCTGGGGGCTCTGTGCCCTACGAGGGACTACAGGAGCCATGGGGCACCTGGATGAAGCAAAAGCACACTGCTCTGCATGTTGCCAGGCTGGCAGATTTACTTGAGGACCTCCTGTACTTGGGCATTTATATGGCCCAGAGAGATGGTGCCAGGGAGCACGGACAGGGCAACATCTGAACAGCCAAACCCAGCGGGCCATCCAAGGGCTTGCTCTGGCAGAGAATTGTGGAGGCCTCCGGCTGGGAGACATCAACAAGCGGACCACCAGATTCTGTTGTGGAGAGGAGAGCACAGGTGAGTGGTGTGGTCCAAGGGCCCACAGGGGGGCTTGGAGGGGAGTTGGGGTCCAGGAGACAGAGACACCATGGagcagggggaaaaaaccaagaaaacaatTACCCAGAGGGAACAGGGAACCAGACAATATTCTTCCTCTGGAATGCCCTCCACCTGTAGAAGGAAAGTAATTGATCCCCACTGGAAGCCTGCATCTGGAAGTCCCAAAGCCTTGGAATTGAGGCCATGGGGAAAATCAAGGTAGGGTTAACCCCTACAAAATGTAGTTCGTGCCTGGACCTGAGGAGCCTGCCCGGGACATTGAGGCTGGAAATCGCCCTTCATCTTGTACTGGACAAGGTCAACCGCAGAAAGCAAACCTGCCAAAGGCAGTCTCCTAGCCTTTCTCCCAAACTGGGACCCcactccacccacccccagcaaCCACTACCCTGACCCCTGGCCCTAGCCTGTACCCTGGCTGGTGCTGTCTGCACAGTCTAGGTGGAGCAGCACAGCAAGAAGAGGAGAATCTCTCCACGGGTGGTATTATCACTTTTAATGTTCTATAAAAAGGGAAAGGCTAATTTCTACCTATGAGTCGTAAGGTGGTCAGGAAGAGACCATGTACCAGGCGATAGGCTGCGTTCTGATGGACCCCTCCCCTCGGGGGTGGGGACAAAGCCGGAAGTGGGCTGCAATTAGGATTTCACCTGTCCACTGCCAGCAATGGACCTGTCACGGGGGAAGGCGGGCAACCGAGATGACAGTGCCCATGGGCATGGCAGGATTAATATTGTTTAAGGAGCAAGCTCAGAGGGTCAGCCtttctgggaggggtggggagggggtagcCCCGAGGGGCTTTTGCTACAGGGCTGGGGCTATGGCAGATCCAGAACTGACCCCTTCCCACTAAGGAGGCTTCAAAgaccctcttctttttctccatcacTCGTCCTCCATGGCTCTCCAACACTGGATACCTGCTCCTCCATTCCCTTGAAAGCTATCTAGCCCCTGATTGGTTTGAAAATAAACCAGTTGGGTGCCTttaccgcccccacccccactctgaACTGATTTGTCTCTAGGTCCCCACTGCGGTTCTGTGGGGCCCATCCTGGCCTGCCTGTGTGTTGGGGGTCTCACTCGTTTCTAGCCGGGCCACCGCAGGGAGGTGGCATGTTGAAGAGCACCAGAGACACTGCCACAGCCTACCTGGCCAGGGGTGTGGGGAGGCCTAATGGGGAACTTCCCAGGCATCAGGCCACTGGAAATCGTGGCGGGAAGGCtgcaagagggagggaggtgtctgcTCAGGGTTCTATCTCTGGCAGCTGCTGTGTTGGCTAGGGAGTTAGGAGTGGGAGCAGGTGGGGTGGTTGACAAGGATAGAGGGGCTGCTAGTGGTAAAGGCtttgaaaataagagagaaaaggggggaaaCACCACCGAACACACAGGGATTGAAACCTCCAAAAGCCCAAGGTTGGTGGGAATCCAGCACCAGCGGGGAGCGCCCCAGAAGGCCAAGGGAGCAGTGtggggtcctgggggaggggagaggagccaaGGGAAGGCCTCCCAGGCCTTGAAGACCAGCACTTCTGCCAAGCAGCCTCCAGGCTGCCCTGTCTCTCCTTAGGCTGCAGCTCAGCAGGCCCCCGAGGGGAGGTATTGGTTGCAAGCAAGCACCTGAATATTGCCTAATGGAACCAGCCAAGCCCAACTAAACCAggtgagagggaggcaggaggccgcTGCAGCAGCCCAAAGCCTCCTCAGGCCTTGCTTCCCGCCTTCTGCCCCATTCTCTGAGTGCCTTAACCAGGACAGGTGCTTCCGAGGTCACCCACATAGTCCAGTCGGTGCATAGCCGCTGGCCTCCCGCCTCTAGCCGCTGAGCTGGGCTGAGATCCACAGACCCTTCCAGAAGTTCCTCTGCcgcccccacaccccacccccaacacctgGGCacgcccccaacccccacccatAGTGGAGGGTATGGGGGTCGTGTGTGTGCCCTACTGGGCAGGGCTTGTGCTGCACAGAGAGGGCAGCCCCGCCAGCTTGGTACCCTTGTCCACAGGGTCCATGAGAGCCCCCAAGGCCCCGCCCACCAGCCCCCGACTCAATCAGTCTTGACGTGGCCATTGGCCAGGGCCAGGGGGCCGCTGGGCTCCCCGGGCTCGGCGTCCTTGTCGAAGCGGAGGCGGAGAGTGTTGCGGATGATGAATTGCTCCACAATGAGGGCCCCGCAGAACCAGGGCACGGCGTACTCCAGGGTGATGAGGCCCATGAAGTCAAAGTCGAACTGGGAGTAATCCCAGGGGCAGGCGTTGAACTGGCGCAGGATGAAGCCGGTGGTGAACTCCCACAGGTAGGTCCAGAGCGTGTAGATGAGGCAGCGCACCAGCAGTGGGCAGCGGCCGCGCAGGCGCAGATACATGCGCTCCACGATGAGGATGGACGTGCCGTAGATGAAGAGCGCCCACACGCTCGTGACCCCCGGGAACTTCCAGTTAAAGTTCACCACGAACTCCCAGGCCGCCGTGAACATCACCTCGCAGAAGTAGCCATGGATGGCGTACAGGTACCAGCGGGACAGCGCTGTCAGGGGCTCGGCCGAAGACATGGCTCCAAATAGGGCCGACTGCTGGGGACACAAAGGAGACGCGTGAGGGAGTAAGGGATAGAGGGGagccctcctgctgcctcctACCGCCTGGCCCAAGTCTCTGAAGTGGCCAGGCTGGAGGGGATTTCAAACCTGACTACATTTCTCTTTGGTTACCGATCATACTCCTGACCCTAGTCCATGTTCCTTACTTTATCCCATATTCCTTACCTGAACCAGGTAGGCATGAGAAACGAAGGAAACAAACAGCCCTACTGGCTTCCTCTGAGCAACTCTACTCAAATACTACTTGGAAGGAACATATCTACTACACTCCCGATAATAACTTTTCAGAATAGTTTGTGGTCCGTGGAAGAGTTGGTTGTCCTGGCCCACCAATCACCGCCATTTCCAGGCTACTAGCTGATGTTTCACCAGGCCCATCCACTGAGGCTCCTGTGTGTTCCCCTACTTCTCAAACAGGTCCACATCACTCATAAGCATCCTAGCACATTTGtcttctatgtgtgtgtgtgtacgtgaaCATATACAGAACATAAAAGTTACAACTTTAACCATTTAAAATTGTACACGCAAGTGGTATTAAGTGCATTTTCATTGTGGTGCAAccctcaccaccatccatctccagaatgttATCATCATCCCGATCTCCTTTAACACtaactccccatcccctccccagcccaaggcaaccactattctactttctgtctctaagaatTTGACTACAGTAGGTAtctcatttaagtggaatcacacagtatttgtccttttgtgactgacttatttcactgagcataatgtctccaaggttcatccatgttgtagcatgtgtcagaatttcctcccctttttatggttgaataatattccattgtggtcTGTCTGTCTAGGTATGTCACATTTTATCAATTCATGAATGGGatgcttccaccttttggttatcatgaataatgctgctctgaacctGGGTGGACAAATACCTGTTCGAGtctctgctttcacttcttttgggtacACACCCAGAAGTAGAGTtgctgggtaaaaaaaaaaatgctatttttattttctgaggaaTGGCCTtgttgttttccacagcagctgtaccattttacattcccatcagcaatgcacaagggttccaatttctccacatccttgccagcatttgttattttctggttttttgatgatggccatcctaatgggtgtgaagtggttgCTTGCTGTGGTCACATTTGTCTTCAACTGCTCCATTAAGTGGGGTTTTGGTGTTTAGTTTCCATGCTGAGAGGAAACCAGTGGGCTGACAAGAAGAGAGAGTTCTCCCCTCTACTTCtcattcccttcccttcctctcttttaaaCCCCGTCCCGCTTCCCCGAAGACTGGCCTGGCCCTCCTCCAGCAACTGTGTGGACCACTTACTTGGCCCTTTATCCAATGCCATCCTATTTACTATTTTGAGGCACCTGTCCTCTTGATCCAACCAGCCTGTGTACTCCTTGAGGGCCAAGACTGTCTCCCCGTCCTCTGTTCTGCAGCCTTGGCATAGGCTTCCCTTAAGCAGGCTTTCTCTATAggacatatttatgtggagggtggtgggagagTTCAGGGTTACATCAAGAACAGGAAGGCAGAGCATGAGAACAGGAACCCTTGCTCTGCCAGCTGCCAGTGGACCCCAGGCCGACACCTCTGTCAACCCTCTCTCCCCAGTGGCAGAGAGGACAGAGGTTAACAGGATGACATCTGTAGTCTGTCCACCTGTCTGGGAATCCCAGCTTCATCTTTCAACTAAAGCAGACCTAGTCACAGTAATACCTTCCCTCATGCATTGCTTTGTGGTCTTCTAAGCACTTTCATTCACATTTTGTTACTGGTTCTTACAAAATTAAGACTATGTGAAGGACAGGGAATTTGACTTCCATTTTTCAAGAGAGGCAGTTGGGGCTCAGAGAGAAATCATTTGCCCCATATCCCAGGGCCAGTGAATGGAAAAGCTGAGACTAGAATCCGTATCTCTTGACTTCTACTTCAAAACTCTTCCCACCACATACTACAGCCATCTCCTAGACACGTGTGCCTAACGTCATTCCCCTGCTCAAAAACATTCAAGGGCTCCCCATTTCCTAATGAAACGCTAGTGTCCTTGGCCTGGCATTCAAGACTCTCCATGATCTCACGCCAGTCCACTTTTGCAGGCTTATTCTCACAGCCCAGCCTTCCCTGTCTTAcctctgtgcctcctgcaacctgtCTATCTATCTTATGTGCCTTGCTCCTCTTGCTTCCACAAGTACAAACACAGCTTAGAGTTTATGTTCAGAACAAGtcttttccctcctcccagccataaatcctttcttcttcctctgagtATCCACAGCACATACTCTGTCTCTCTTTGGTACAGATGACTTTCTGTTGCACTCTGTTGATAACTTTCAGTCCCCAACAATGTCTTTCCTGTGTCCTCTACCTATTATCCCACCCCTTCCTGAACGCTTCCACCTAAATGTCCCCTTTCCTAAACCAAACTCAGTATCTTTTCCCCaacatctgttttcttcctgtgACCCTATCCTGATTAATGGTACCACCATCTGTCTGTACCCAGCTAGCAGACAGAGGCCCTGGTGTCACTCTCGCTTCCTCTGCCATCCCCACTTTAACATGAACTCCTGGAAAGTAAGGACTTTGATTCAGCACTGCATCCTCAGGTGCCTAGAAGAGTGCCTCACACACAGTGAGCATTCAGTTCAAGAATGAAGACATTCTTTATCACTCAGCaattgctacataacaaatcaTCCCCAAACTCAGTGTCTTAAATCAACTCTCAGTTACTATTACAACTCACATGCCTGTGGGTTAGCAGGTCTTGTCTGGCCTCAATCATGAGACTGTGAGTCATCCGGGGGCTCTGTACTGTGCTTGGCTGGGGTGGCTCTGCTCCACTtgcctcttctccttctcctgggCCCGGCAGTCTAGTCCCCGGAACCTTCTTCTCGTGGCAAGGGCAGAGGCCCAAGAGCAAGCAACCCAACTGTACCAGTGCTTTTCAAGAGTGGTTAAGTGGTTAAGTCATGCTTACTAACATCTTATTGGCCCAACCAAGTCACATGGCAAAACCACCAAATCAGCCACTGCCTCCTGTCCTTTCTGCCTCTTAAGTATCTCTGAAATCCATCTCCAACCTTCATTCCTCTTTCTTGTTGCTGCCCTAGTTCAAGTCTCATCATGTCTCACCTGGATGAATCCAGCAGTCTCCCAGCTGGTTTCCTGGCCTTGTCTTGCTCCTTACAGTGAAAGAGTGTGTAGAAACAGCaacctttctaaaatgcaaatccgATGTGTCTCCCCACTTAAAGCCCCCTAGAAGGTCTTTAATAACATCTACGAATGAAGGCTCCACCCCCAGGCATGACTGGCAAAGCCCTTCGTGACCCACCTCTGGTTGGGAGCCTGTCCTCCAGGTCTCTATGTTGCTGTTTCTGCTACCTGGGGTGCCCTTCCCAATAGCTActgccacctccaccccccaacCTGTGGCCCGAGAAGCCACAATCctccttcaagacccagctccTCCTCTGTGAAGACTTTCCTAAACACCTTCAACTCCACAGCTGCAGTCCACTGCTCTGTCCACCTCTGCACCCAGTTCGGCTGTCACCTCTGCACCCAGTTCGGTTCTGTGATGACAGTTAGCACTCAGCTTTGCCGCGGTT
This DNA window, taken from Camelus dromedarius isolate mCamDro1 chromosome 5, mCamDro1.pat, whole genome shotgun sequence, encodes the following:
- the TMEM229B gene encoding transmembrane protein 229B isoform X2, whose protein sequence is MTHSLMIEARQDLLTHRHSALFGAMSSAEPLTALSRWYLYAIHGYFCEVMFTAAWEFVVNFNWKFPGVTSVWALFIYGTSILIVERMYLRLRGRCPLLVRCLIYTLWTYLWEFTTGFILRQFNACPWDYSQFDFDFMGLITLEYAVPWFCGALIVEQFIIRNTLRLRFDKDAEPGEPSGPLALANGHVKTD
- the TMEM229B gene encoding transmembrane protein 229B isoform X1, with protein sequence MTHSLMIEARQDLLTHRHQSALFGAMSSAEPLTALSRWYLYAIHGYFCEVMFTAAWEFVVNFNWKFPGVTSVWALFIYGTSILIVERMYLRLRGRCPLLVRCLIYTLWTYLWEFTTGFILRQFNACPWDYSQFDFDFMGLITLEYAVPWFCGALIVEQFIIRNTLRLRFDKDAEPGEPSGPLALANGHVKTD
- the TMEM229B gene encoding transmembrane protein 229B isoform X3; translation: MSSAEPLTALSRWYLYAIHGYFCEVMFTAAWEFVVNFNWKFPGVTSVWALFIYGTSILIVERMYLRLRGRCPLLVRCLIYTLWTYLWEFTTGFILRQFNACPWDYSQFDFDFMGLITLEYAVPWFCGALIVEQFIIRNTLRLRFDKDAEPGEPSGPLALANGHVKTD